In one Achromobacter spanius genomic region, the following are encoded:
- a CDS encoding LysR substrate-binding domain-containing protein, with the protein MRFDLTDLRLFLHVQEAGSITAGARRTHMTLASASERIRGMEGDLGVPLLLRAPRGVELTPAGQTLAHHARVVLAQIDRMRGELDHFGHGLKGHVRVLCNTTALSEYLPPVLGEFLRDHPRVSVDLEEKPSLDIADALRAGICDIGVLADSADLHGLHTQTFRHDPLAVIVPRGHALARRPAVTLSEVAHEDFVGLTEGSALQDHIAHHARRGGKTLSYRVRLRGFDAVCRMVGQGVGIAIVPRVAAMRLGRAAGVQRVALADAWAARDLVLCVRDALPAYAAELVAYALRDAPPRSAPRGGPGADAPARTTSRKRPRPE; encoded by the coding sequence ATGCGATTCGACCTGACCGACCTTCGTCTCTTTCTCCATGTGCAGGAAGCGGGTTCCATCACGGCGGGCGCCAGACGCACGCATATGACGCTGGCCTCGGCCAGCGAACGCATCCGGGGCATGGAAGGGGACCTGGGCGTGCCGCTCTTGCTGCGCGCGCCTCGCGGCGTCGAACTCACGCCTGCCGGGCAGACGCTGGCGCACCATGCGCGCGTGGTGCTGGCGCAGATCGACCGCATGCGCGGCGAACTCGACCACTTTGGCCACGGCCTGAAAGGGCATGTGCGCGTGCTGTGCAACACCACCGCCCTCAGCGAATACCTGCCGCCCGTGCTGGGCGAATTTCTGCGTGACCATCCCCGCGTGTCGGTGGACCTGGAAGAAAAGCCCAGCCTGGATATTGCCGACGCCTTGCGCGCGGGCATCTGCGATATCGGCGTGCTGGCGGACTCGGCCGACCTGCACGGCCTGCATACCCAGACGTTTCGCCATGATCCGCTGGCGGTGATCGTGCCGCGCGGCCATGCGTTGGCGCGGCGGCCGGCTGTCACGCTAAGCGAGGTGGCGCACGAGGACTTCGTGGGGCTGACCGAGGGCAGCGCCTTGCAGGACCACATTGCGCATCATGCGCGGCGCGGCGGCAAGACCTTGTCGTACCGGGTGCGCTTGCGCGGCTTTGATGCGGTGTGCCGGATGGTGGGGCAGGGCGTGGGCATCGCCATCGTGCCGCGCGTGGCGGCCATGCGCCTGGGGCGGGCGGCGGGCGTGCAGCGCGTGGCGTTGGCCGATGCCTGGGCCGCGCGCGACCTAGTGCTGTGCGTGCGCGACGCGCTGCCGGCGTATGCCGCCGAACTGGTGGCGTACGCGCTGCGTGATGCCCCGCCTAGGAGCGCGCCACGGGGTGGGCCTGGGGCTGACGCGCCGGCGCGAACCACGAGCCGGAAGCGACCGCGGCCAGAATGA
- a CDS encoding MarR family winged helix-turn-helix transcriptional regulator, translated as MSDVQPSALATVTDPLVCNGAALRKATRRVSQLYDTVLAPCGLKVSQHSILIHIARAGTPSMTDLARALVLDRSALAHNLKPLERDGYVAMSRDEHDRRSRRVALTEAGRAKLAESKRLWKDAQRRFEAAYGAERAAALRHALADIFSDEFALAFSRG; from the coding sequence ATGTCCGACGTCCAACCCTCTGCCCTCGCTACCGTCACGGACCCGCTGGTCTGCAACGGCGCCGCCTTGCGCAAGGCGACCCGGCGCGTGTCGCAGTTGTATGACACGGTGCTTGCCCCCTGCGGCTTGAAGGTGTCGCAGCATTCCATCCTGATTCACATTGCCCGGGCCGGCACGCCGTCCATGACCGATCTGGCGCGTGCGCTGGTGCTGGACCGCTCGGCCTTGGCCCACAACCTGAAGCCGCTGGAACGCGACGGTTATGTGGCAATGTCGCGCGACGAGCACGACCGCCGCAGCCGCCGCGTGGCGCTGACCGAGGCTGGCCGCGCCAAGCTGGCCGAGTCCAAACGCCTGTGGAAAGACGCGCAGCGCCGTTTTGAAGCGGCCTACGGCGCAGAGCGCGCCGCTGCGTTGCGGCATGCGCTGGCCGATATTTTCTCTGACGAGTTCGCGCTGGCCTTCAGCCGCGGCTAG
- a CDS encoding LysR substrate-binding domain-containing protein, with protein MTAFDPDAVIRKLTSRLKMRHLMLLLKIEQHGSLTRVAEHMATSQPAVTNALAELESMFDVPLFDRSVRGMTPTPLGAVVLTRARGLVHDLGHLVQEMEAVAAGHAAHLHIGVIPFVSGQMLSAAISRTLPQGRRITATIHEGQGPALLRQLRDHTLDIVVGWATPSVDLSNIDFEVLYHQQPRLIASRRLAARLGRSRLEWNRLADLDWILGTPGSPIREQVADIFLRAGLAPPPPSVQSDSSKLIGEMIVASDRAVSILPADIADELVRIAGAAIVPYSFDWTLPPISLFTRADGLRRNVDALFASALREVYTKGARPAT; from the coding sequence ATGACGGCCTTTGACCCGGATGCCGTTATCCGGAAATTGACCTCGCGGCTGAAGATGCGCCACCTGATGCTGCTGCTGAAAATCGAGCAGCACGGATCCCTGACCCGGGTGGCCGAGCACATGGCGACCAGCCAGCCAGCCGTGACGAACGCCCTGGCCGAACTGGAAAGCATGTTCGACGTGCCGCTGTTCGACCGCTCTGTCCGGGGCATGACGCCGACGCCTTTGGGCGCGGTGGTGCTGACGCGCGCGCGCGGGCTGGTCCACGACCTGGGTCATCTGGTGCAGGAAATGGAGGCCGTGGCGGCGGGCCATGCCGCCCATCTGCATATCGGCGTCATTCCGTTTGTGTCGGGCCAGATGCTGTCGGCCGCCATCAGCCGTACCCTGCCGCAAGGGCGGCGCATCACCGCCACCATCCACGAAGGCCAGGGCCCCGCCCTGCTGCGCCAACTGCGCGACCACACGCTGGATATCGTGGTGGGCTGGGCTACGCCGTCGGTGGACCTGAGCAATATCGATTTTGAAGTGCTCTACCACCAGCAACCCCGCCTGATCGCCAGCCGGCGCCTGGCGGCGCGGCTGGGGCGTTCGCGACTGGAATGGAACCGGCTGGCGGACCTGGACTGGATTCTGGGCACGCCCGGCAGCCCCATCCGCGAACAGGTGGCCGATATTTTCCTGCGCGCGGGCCTGGCGCCGCCCCCGCCTTCGGTGCAAAGCGATTCGTCCAAGCTGATCGGTGAAATGATCGTCGCCAGCGATCGCGCCGTGTCGATTCTGCCGGCCGATATCGCCGATGAACTGGTACGAATTGCCGGCGCGGCCATCGTGCCCTATTCGTTTGACTGGACCTTGCCGCCGATCTCGCTGTTTACCCGCGCCGACGGCCTGCGGCGCAATGTGGACGCGCTCTTTGCGTCCGCCCTGCGCGAGGTGTATACCAAGGGAGCCCGGCCCGCGACCTGA
- a CDS encoding NADP-dependent malic enzyme: MNSPSDRQAALDYHEFPTPGKISVVASKPLVNQRDLALAYSPGVASACEEIVADPANVYRYTARGNLVGVITNGTAVLGLGNIGALASKPVMEGKAVLFKKFAGLDVFDIEINETDPDKLVEIIAGLEATFGGINLEDIKAPECFTVERKLRERMKIPVFHDDQHGTAITVSAAFINGLKVVGKDIKTVKVVTSGAGAAALACLDLMVDLGLPLENIWVTDIEGVVYEGRTELMDPDKARFAQKTDARKLAEVIQNADVFLGLSAGGVLKPEMVATMGPRPLILALANPTPEILPEVAHGVRDDVVMATGRSDYPNQVNNVLCFPYIFRGALDVGATTITREMEMAAVHAIAKLAEEEQNEVVAAAYGTYDISFGPEYLIPKPFDPRLIVRIAPAVAKAAMDGGVATRPLADLEAYEEQLQQFVYHSGAFMKPLFSAAKRIVRGGGKARIVFTEGEDERVLRAVQVVVDEGLARPILVGRPAVLLSRIEKFGLRLRLGEDVEVTNPEYDERFHQYWTTYWELMCRRGITKEMARVEMRRRLTLIGAMMVHLGDADGMVCGTVGAYHDHLRFVDEVIGRRPDANVYAAMNILLLNERTVVLVDTHVNDEPTAEQIAEFTVMAAQEMARMNLAPKVALLSRSNFGSGSSASGAKMRQALELVREAAPDLEVDGEMHGDCALDEALRMRILPSSTLKGEANLLVCPNVDAGNIAYNLLKTAAGGNVAVGPILLGANAPVHILTSSSTVRRIINMTAMTVLDANRVETAA; the protein is encoded by the coding sequence ATGAACTCGCCCTCCGACCGCCAGGCAGCACTGGACTATCACGAGTTCCCCACCCCGGGGAAGATTTCAGTGGTGGCCTCCAAGCCGCTCGTCAACCAGCGCGATCTGGCGCTGGCCTATTCGCCGGGCGTGGCGTCGGCCTGCGAAGAAATCGTGGCCGATCCGGCCAATGTCTATCGCTACACCGCGCGCGGCAACCTGGTGGGCGTGATCACCAACGGCACGGCGGTGCTGGGCCTGGGCAATATCGGCGCGCTGGCTTCCAAGCCGGTCATGGAAGGCAAGGCGGTGCTGTTCAAGAAGTTTGCCGGCCTGGATGTCTTCGACATCGAAATCAACGAGACCGACCCGGACAAGCTGGTGGAAATCATCGCGGGTCTTGAAGCCACGTTTGGCGGCATCAACCTGGAAGACATCAAGGCGCCGGAATGCTTTACCGTGGAACGCAAGCTGCGTGAACGCATGAAGATTCCGGTCTTCCACGACGACCAGCACGGCACCGCCATCACGGTGTCGGCGGCGTTCATCAACGGCCTGAAAGTCGTGGGCAAGGACATCAAGACCGTCAAGGTGGTGACGTCCGGCGCGGGCGCTGCCGCCCTGGCTTGCCTGGACCTGATGGTGGATCTGGGCCTGCCGCTGGAAAACATCTGGGTGACCGACATCGAAGGCGTGGTCTATGAAGGCCGCACCGAACTGATGGACCCGGACAAGGCGCGCTTTGCGCAGAAGACGGATGCCCGCAAGCTGGCCGAGGTGATCCAGAACGCCGACGTGTTCCTGGGCCTGTCTGCCGGCGGCGTGCTCAAGCCGGAAATGGTTGCCACCATGGGGCCGCGTCCGCTGATCCTGGCGCTGGCCAACCCCACGCCCGAAATCCTGCCGGAAGTGGCCCACGGCGTGCGCGACGACGTGGTCATGGCCACGGGCCGGTCTGACTACCCGAACCAGGTCAACAACGTGCTGTGCTTCCCGTACATCTTCCGGGGTGCGCTGGACGTGGGCGCCACCACCATCACGCGCGAAATGGAAATGGCGGCGGTGCACGCCATCGCCAAACTGGCCGAAGAAGAACAGAACGAAGTCGTCGCCGCCGCCTACGGCACCTATGACATTTCGTTCGGCCCCGAATACCTGATCCCCAAGCCGTTCGACCCGCGCCTGATCGTGCGCATCGCCCCGGCGGTGGCCAAGGCCGCCATGGACGGCGGCGTGGCCACGCGCCCGCTGGCCGATCTGGAAGCCTACGAAGAACAGCTGCAGCAGTTCGTGTACCACTCGGGCGCGTTCATGAAGCCGTTGTTCTCGGCGGCCAAGCGCATTGTGCGCGGTGGTGGCAAGGCGCGCATCGTCTTCACCGAAGGCGAAGACGAACGCGTGCTGCGCGCGGTGCAGGTGGTGGTTGACGAAGGCCTGGCGCGCCCCATTCTGGTGGGCCGGCCCGCCGTGCTGCTGTCGCGCATCGAGAAATTCGGCTTGCGCCTGCGTCTGGGTGAAGACGTTGAAGTCACCAACCCGGAATACGACGAACGCTTCCATCAGTACTGGACCACCTACTGGGAACTGATGTGCCGCCGTGGCATCACCAAGGAAATGGCGCGCGTGGAAATGCGCCGCCGCCTGACCCTGATCGGCGCGATGATGGTGCACCTGGGCGACGCCGACGGCATGGTCTGCGGCACCGTGGGCGCCTATCACGACCACCTGCGTTTCGTGGATGAAGTGATTGGCCGCCGTCCGGACGCCAACGTGTATGCCGCCATGAACATCCTGCTGCTCAACGAGCGCACGGTGGTGTTGGTGGACACGCACGTCAACGATGAACCCACGGCCGAACAGATCGCTGAATTCACGGTGATGGCGGCGCAGGAAATGGCCCGCATGAATCTGGCGCCGAAAGTGGCCTTGCTGTCGCGTTCGAACTTTGGTTCCGGCAGCTCGGCCTCGGGCGCCAAGATGCGGCAGGCGCTGGAGCTGGTGCGCGAAGCCGCGCCCGATCTGGAAGTGGATGGCGAAATGCACGGCGACTGCGCGCTGGACGAAGCGCTGCGCATGCGCATCCTGCCGTCGTCCACCCTGAAGGGCGAGGCCAATCTGCTGGTGTGCCCGAACGTGGACGCGGGCAACATCGCCTACAACCTGCTCAAGACGGCCGCGGGCGGCAACGTGGCGGTCGGCCCGATCCTGCTGGGCGCGAACGCGCCGGTGCACATCCTGACCTCCAGTTCCACGGTGCGTCGCATCATCAACATGACGGCCATGACCGTGTTGGACGCGAATCGCGTGGAAACGGCTGCCTGA
- a CDS encoding AraC family transcriptional regulator, protein MPSGQFLMHRSALAGVQAVAARSRHAFARHTHDQFGIGVMRQGAQVSHSGRGQVRAGPGHVITVNPGEVHDGVPIGDTPRAWQMLYLDPDVVAQAANDLAKDGYAGACYEFEHPAQHQPALARDVLALYSHAIGAAAPLACDALLLRILVQARGDGGRWRVAAAGPGMPAGIRHARSLIDDAPAATLSLADLAAACGLSRYQTLRAFARATGMTPHAYQIQRRLLLARQLIRRGMTLADAAAASGFADQSHMTRLFVRTYGVSPGCYAMAARLA, encoded by the coding sequence ATGCCTTCCGGCCAATTCCTGATGCATCGCAGCGCGCTTGCCGGCGTGCAGGCGGTGGCTGCACGCAGCCGCCACGCCTTTGCCCGGCACACGCATGACCAGTTCGGCATTGGCGTGATGCGCCAGGGCGCGCAGGTGTCGCACAGCGGACGCGGCCAGGTCCGCGCCGGCCCGGGCCACGTCATCACCGTCAACCCAGGCGAGGTGCATGACGGCGTGCCCATCGGCGACACGCCGCGTGCCTGGCAGATGCTGTACCTGGACCCGGACGTGGTGGCGCAGGCGGCAAACGACTTGGCCAAGGATGGCTACGCGGGTGCCTGCTACGAATTCGAACACCCCGCGCAACACCAACCCGCCTTGGCGCGCGACGTTCTGGCGTTGTACTCGCACGCCATTGGCGCCGCCGCGCCCTTGGCCTGTGACGCGCTGTTGCTGCGCATTCTGGTGCAAGCGCGCGGCGACGGCGGCCGCTGGCGCGTGGCAGCGGCAGGCCCTGGCATGCCCGCCGGCATCCGCCACGCGCGCAGCCTGATCGACGATGCCCCCGCCGCCACGCTGTCGCTTGCCGACCTGGCGGCCGCCTGCGGGCTTAGCCGATATCAGACGTTGCGCGCCTTTGCCCGCGCCACCGGCATGACGCCGCACGCGTATCAAATTCAACGGCGCCTGCTGCTGGCGCGCCAATTGATCCGGCGCGGCATGACGCTGGCCGACGCCGCCGCCGCCAGCGGCTTTGCCGACCAAAGCCACATGACGCGGCTGTTCGTTCGCACCTACGGCGTATCGCCTGGCTGCTACGCCATGGCGGCGCGCCTGGCCTGA
- a CDS encoding MATE family efflux transporter, with translation MLDAPIAPTLARLAWPNILMMSAQSATSLIETWFLARLGTSVLAGVALVVPVVFLMGNMSQGAMGGGISAAVARALGGGRQQEADQLVLHAVVLNAILGMLFCVLMLAFGPQLYRALGAQGEALDAALAYSNVIFGGIVLMWLMNAFASVIRGTGNMLVPGAVICGGALLLVPLSPCLIFGWGPFPALGVAGGGWALVIYYGVGALILGIYCASGRNPARLVASRLHGNLMRSILSVGALATLNPLLTNALVALTAALVGAYAGTAAVAGYGIAVRLEYLLMPIAFGLGAPMVAMVASNIGAGRPERAMRIALTGGAMAFVLAETIGIAAACFPEAWLRLFGAEDHMLQAGADYLRTVGPVYGFFALGFSMYFASQGAGRLKWPLVAGCLRLVTAVGAGAIALHLTGSLTVFFSVAAVAMCLYGLIILAAVASGSWFAPARQPQAHPVARS, from the coding sequence ATGCTTGATGCGCCGATTGCGCCCACGCTGGCCCGCCTGGCCTGGCCCAATATATTGATGATGTCGGCGCAGTCCGCCACCAGCTTGATCGAAACCTGGTTTCTGGCGCGCCTGGGCACGTCAGTGCTGGCTGGCGTGGCGCTGGTGGTGCCGGTGGTGTTCCTGATGGGCAATATGTCGCAAGGCGCCATGGGCGGCGGCATTTCGGCGGCGGTGGCGCGGGCGCTGGGCGGCGGGCGCCAACAGGAAGCAGACCAACTGGTGCTGCACGCCGTGGTACTGAACGCCATCTTGGGCATGCTTTTCTGTGTGCTGATGCTGGCGTTCGGGCCGCAGTTGTATCGCGCGCTGGGTGCACAAGGCGAAGCGCTGGACGCGGCGCTGGCGTATTCCAACGTGATCTTCGGCGGCATCGTGTTGATGTGGCTGATGAATGCATTCGCCAGTGTCATCCGGGGCACCGGCAACATGCTGGTGCCGGGCGCGGTGATCTGTGGCGGGGCCTTGCTGCTGGTCCCCTTGTCGCCCTGCCTGATCTTCGGATGGGGGCCGTTTCCGGCATTGGGCGTGGCGGGCGGCGGCTGGGCGCTGGTCATCTATTACGGCGTGGGCGCGCTGATCCTGGGCATCTACTGCGCCAGCGGCCGCAACCCCGCGCGGCTGGTCGCCAGCCGCCTGCACGGGAACCTGATGCGCAGCATTCTTAGCGTGGGTGCACTGGCAACGCTGAACCCGCTGTTGACCAATGCCCTGGTGGCGCTGACGGCGGCTTTGGTCGGCGCCTATGCCGGCACCGCGGCGGTGGCGGGTTACGGCATCGCCGTGCGCCTGGAATATCTGCTGATGCCCATTGCCTTCGGCCTGGGGGCGCCCATGGTCGCGATGGTGGCGTCCAACATCGGCGCGGGGCGGCCCGAACGCGCCATGCGCATTGCCTTGACCGGCGGCGCCATGGCCTTCGTGCTGGCTGAAACCATCGGGATCGCGGCGGCGTGCTTTCCCGAAGCATGGTTGCGGCTTTTCGGCGCCGAAGACCACATGCTGCAAGCCGGCGCCGACTACCTGCGTACCGTCGGTCCGGTGTATGGATTTTTTGCGCTGGGGTTTTCGATGTACTTCGCCTCGCAAGGCGCGGGGCGCTTGAAGTGGCCCCTGGTGGCCGGATGCCTGCGCCTTGTGACGGCGGTGGGCGCGGGCGCCATCGCGCTGCACTTGACCGGATCGCTGACGGTGTTCTTTTCAGTCGCGGCCGTGGCGATGTGTCTGTATGGCCTGATCATTCTGGCCGCGGTCGCTTCCGGCTCGTGGTTCGCGCCGGCGCGTCAGCCCCAGGCCCACCCCGTGGCGCGCTCCTAG
- a CDS encoding DMT family transporter produces the protein MGTHQRMWGYGFLAAAMALVGSTVIASKIIGAGIPPFTATALRFAIALPCFALLMAATGARLPRLQKRDWLLLAAQAIAGSVGYTTLLIAGLQRASAVDGGIILGTLPLVSAAIAVLVLGERPGKGTWAAIAMAAAGVWLMAHEGARADRATSWTGNVLMLGAVVCEGLFILLNKRLRVAVPPLALSTVMAGFGLAFSALASVAESPWTLSLSADAMLAVGYYALVPTVGGFLLWYAGAARVRGSEAALFTALAPVCAVLLATSVLGETVRLVQAVGMACVLGGVLMQALAAQRGRQPRVNRR, from the coding sequence ATGGGCACGCACCAACGAATGTGGGGGTATGGCTTTCTGGCGGCAGCCATGGCGCTGGTGGGCAGCACCGTCATCGCCAGCAAGATCATCGGGGCCGGCATACCGCCCTTTACCGCCACCGCACTGCGGTTCGCCATCGCGCTGCCCTGCTTCGCCTTGTTGATGGCGGCCACCGGCGCGCGCCTGCCGCGTCTGCAAAAGCGCGATTGGCTGCTGCTGGCGGCGCAGGCCATTGCCGGCAGCGTGGGCTATACAACGCTGCTGATCGCCGGCTTGCAGCGCGCCTCGGCGGTGGACGGCGGCATCATCCTGGGCACCTTGCCGCTGGTATCCGCGGCCATCGCCGTGCTGGTGCTGGGCGAACGCCCTGGCAAGGGCACGTGGGCCGCCATCGCGATGGCGGCCGCCGGTGTGTGGCTCATGGCGCACGAGGGCGCGCGCGCGGATCGCGCCACGTCGTGGACCGGCAATGTCTTGATGCTGGGCGCCGTGGTGTGCGAAGGGCTGTTCATCCTGCTCAACAAGCGCTTGCGCGTGGCCGTGCCGCCGCTGGCGCTGTCAACCGTGATGGCAGGGTTTGGTCTGGCGTTTTCGGCGCTGGCCAGCGTGGCCGAATCGCCTTGGACGCTGAGCTTGTCCGCCGACGCGATGCTGGCGGTGGGCTATTACGCGCTGGTGCCCACGGTGGGCGGATTTCTACTTTGGTACGCGGGCGCAGCGCGGGTGCGCGGGTCGGAAGCAGCGCTGTTCACCGCGCTGGCGCCCGTGTGCGCGGTGCTGTTGGCCACCAGCGTATTGGGCGAAACGGTCAGGCTTGTCCAGGCCGTCGGCATGGCTTGCGTGCTGGGCGGCGTGCTGATGCAGGCGCTGGCCGCGCAGCGTGGCCGCCAGCCGCGAGTCAATCGACGCTGA
- a CDS encoding sulfite exporter TauE/SafE family protein: MTAMDLLPGGTPAILAATVAVFILAGVVKGVVGLGLPTISMAMLALVMAPAQAAALLIVPSLVTNLWQARPWPTLPPTLRRIGALQLGVCVGTLAGAMWLGAPSGRWAGVCLGLALIAYAGWGLFGSPPKVPRRHEHVLGALVGAITGVITAATGVFVIPAVPFLQALNLGRDGLIQAMGVSFTVSTVALAAGLWLNGGYSPAAAGASVLMLLPALAGMALGQWLRGKLSASTFKLCFMISLALLGGWQVAQGLTG, from the coding sequence ATGACGGCGATGGATCTCTTGCCTGGCGGCACCCCGGCAATACTGGCCGCCACCGTAGCCGTGTTCATCCTGGCCGGCGTGGTCAAGGGCGTGGTGGGCTTGGGGCTGCCCACCATTTCGATGGCGATGCTGGCCTTGGTGATGGCGCCCGCGCAAGCCGCCGCCTTGCTGATCGTGCCGTCCTTGGTCACCAACCTGTGGCAGGCGCGGCCCTGGCCCACGCTGCCGCCTACCCTGCGCCGCATCGGCGCCCTGCAGCTTGGTGTCTGCGTGGGCACGCTGGCGGGTGCGATGTGGCTGGGCGCGCCCAGCGGGCGTTGGGCCGGTGTGTGCCTGGGGCTGGCGCTTATCGCCTATGCCGGCTGGGGCCTGTTCGGCTCGCCGCCCAAGGTGCCACGCCGGCACGAACACGTGCTGGGCGCGTTGGTGGGCGCGATCACCGGCGTGATCACGGCGGCCACCGGGGTGTTCGTGATTCCCGCCGTGCCCTTCCTGCAAGCCTTGAACCTGGGCAGGGACGGCTTGATCCAGGCCATGGGCGTGTCATTCACGGTGTCCACCGTGGCGCTGGCGGCGGGCCTGTGGCTCAACGGCGGCTATAGCCCGGCCGCCGCTGGCGCCTCCGTGCTGATGCTGCTGCCCGCGTTGGCCGGCATGGCGCTGGGGCAGTGGCTGCGGGGCAAACTGTCGGCCAGCACGTTCAAGCTTTGCTTCATGATCAGCCTGGCCTTGTTGGGCGGCTGGCAAGTGGCGCAAGGCTTGACGGGGTAG